One Brassica napus cultivar Da-Ae chromosome A1, Da-Ae, whole genome shotgun sequence genomic region harbors:
- the LOC106386514 gene encoding nucleolar and coiled-body phosphoprotein 1 isoform X1 — protein MKKVLHRSFKPAKCKTTLQMAASRLKILKNKKDTQIKQLRRELAQLLESGQTQTALIRVEHVVREEKTVAAYELVGIYCELIVVRLGVIDSQKTCPNDLKEAVASVLYASKRLSDVAELADVVKHFSAKYGKDFVSAAVGLHSDSGVSRLLVEKLSVKAPDGPTKNKLLKEIATEHNVTWEAETLVEPDTKESLLSQSGASSSQSVSGINNQPPSVQAPSTANVAHSFYETDGRSSSRTASTDYYHQDPTPSGERTDGREHRPPNPGYVDSSPYETEFVDATTAARSAAESAERASFAARAAAELSSKERMRRTMQSSTESRNSSSYDDIRNEPSHRHSSSSSNVQSGGFIKEEMPRSSYRQEEDQSTTRAELSKKNVDEQSENASSWKRGHSRDNSLEMRPSDSFAKVGREKQQQPIKDEDVQLKKQPSLASSGSHRSYFSDDDNVTSSDHMDAPSIFEDTERQSHGHDVAPAFDDHSLFFDKPQFDTEDAYGDEAEHGLGFSLLGSSSNMPSETHSWSFKGDKSLGQQPSSSTSQVLEKERPSSPIFDDCPTSPPPSLHEPKPSAKFDDYDRGSESEEDDMRNKGMLSGHVEEKPKVTTSHKSPVAEAPDDLGRYFFPSDTEDQEDDSMPLEESDAETPKGLSYGMSPPRDKTLSKSVKEHVQTEVDPPLQTIPSSSISQDLYTQKASNLDKKPSSIPPYSSSSDDETEMELRKRVSSRNQDKKTELSTRPTHPPSPVTHDDSKEGIPTRGSVRRQEKRTNRTTPAAVSYFHSVSSDDEDDKRDFRRGGSGVQTKPSISISRRTKGQERRSSLVTAKTEKDSHDQDSITKLIPEAKPMVKKQESASSSSLPKTEKASQEAPPKLAYKAKPQADEERPAASSSSSIPETVSSPEQVTLAKEKASHVHPKLPDYDDIFAKLGALRR, from the exons GTGGAGCATGTAGTGAGAGAAGAGAAGACAGTGGCTGCTTATGAGCTCGTTGGTATATACTGTGAACTTATCGTTGTTCGTTTGGGTGTCATTGACTCACAAAA GACGTGTCCTAATGATCTTAAGGAAGCTGTTGCGAGTGTCCTATACGCTTCCAAGAGATTATCAGATGTGGCTGAGCTAGCTGATGTCGTTAAGCATTTCTCTGCGAAGTACGGCAAAGATTTTGTTTCAGCTGCTGTTGGGTTGCATTCTGACTCTGGTGTGAGCCGCTTG TTGGTGGAAAAACTGTCTGTTAAAGCTCCTGATGGTCCAACGAAGAACAAACTGTTGAAGGAGATTGCTACGGAGCATAATGTAACATGGGAAGCAGAAACTTTGGTTGAGCCAGATACAAAGGAAAGTTTATTGTCG caGAGTGGAGCAAGTTCCTCTCAGTCGGTGAGTGGAATAAACAATCAACCTCCCAGTGTTCAAGCTCCATCTACTGCTAACGTGGCGCATAGCTTCTATGAAACTGATGGAAGATCTTCAAGCCGCACTGCATCTACTGATTACTATCATCAAGATCCAACACCTTCTG GAGAGAGAACTGATGGCAGAGAACACAGACCACCGAATCCAGGTTATGTGGATTCATCTCCATATGAAACAGAGTTTGTTGATGCTACAACTGCTGCACGTTCAGCTGCTGAATCTGCTGAAAGAGCCAGTTTTGCTGCACGTGCAGCTGCTGAGCTTTCAAGTAAAGAGAGAATGAGGAGGACGATGCAGAGTTCCACAGAGTCGCGGAACTCATCCTCTTATGATGATATAAGAAACGAGCCCTCACATAGACATAGTAGCAGCAGCTCAAATGTGCAAAGCGgaggtttcattaaagaagaAATGCCAAGAAGCAGTTACAGGCAAGAAGAAGATCAATCTACTACCAGGGCAGAGCTTTCTAAGAAAAATGTTGATGAACAATCAGAAAATGCTTCTTCATGGAAGCGAGGTCATTCTCGAGATAACTCATTGGAGATGAGGCCTAGTGATTCATTTGCTAAAGTAGGCAGGGAGAAGCAGCAGCAGCCAATTAAAGATGAAGATGTTCAACTCAAGAAACAGCCAAGCTTGGCTTCTTCAGGATCACACAGAAGCTATTTTTCTGATGATGATAACGTCACTTCCTCGGACCATATGGATGCACCAAGCATCTTTGAGGATACAGAGAGACAGAGTCACGGTCATGATGTTGCTCCGGCTTTTGATGATCATAGCTTGTTTTTCGATAAACCACAATTCGACACAGAAGATGCTTATGGCGATGAGGCAGAACATGGATTAGGATTTTCATTGCTTGGAAGCAGCAGCAATATGCCATCAGAGACACATTCATGGAGTTTCAAAGGAGACAAGTCTCTGGGACAACAACCTAGCTCATCAACCTCACAGGTTCTTGAAAAGGAGAGGCCAAGTTCTCCTATATTTGATGATTGTCCTACAAGTCCTCCACCTTCTCTGCATGAGCCCAAACCGTCTGCAAAGTTTGACGATTATGACCGAGGTTCAGAAAGTGAAGAAGACGATATGAGAAACAAAGGAATGCTTTCTGGACATGTAGAAGAAAAGCCAAAGGTGACAACATCTCACAAGTCACCAGTAGCTGAAGCTCCTGATGATTTGGGACGCTACTTTTTCCCCTCAGACACAGAAGACCAAGAAGATGATTCCATGCCACTTGAAGAGTCCGACGCAGAAACTCCTAAAGGTCTTAGCTATGGAATGAGCCCGCCAAGAGATAAGACATTGTCTAAGTCTGTAAAAGAGCATGTTCAAACAGAGGTTGATCCTCCTTTGCAGACAATTCCTTCTAGCAGTATCAGTCAAGATCTTTACACTCAGAAAGCAAGCAACCTGGACAAAAAACCAAGCTCTATACCTCCATATTCATCTTCTAGTGATGATGAAACAGAGATGGAACTTCGAAAGAGAGTTTCTTCCAGAAATCAAGATAAAAAAACTGAGCTAAGCACAAGGCCGACACATCCTCCTTCGCCTGTCACTCATGACGACTCTAAGGAAGGTATCCCTACTCGAGGTTCTGTTAGACGTCAAGAGAAGAGGACGAACAGGACCACCCCTGCTGCTGTCTCATATTTCCACTCAGTGTCcagtgatgatgaagatgataagAGAGATTTTCGTAGAGGTGGTTCAGGCGTTCAGACCAAGCCGTCTATATCCATCTCACGAAGAACAAAGGGGCAAGAGAGAAGATCATCCCTGGTTACTGCAAAAACTGAGAAAGACTCTCATGATCAGGACTCTATCACAAAGCTAATACCTGAGGCCAAGCCAATGGTTAAGAAACAGGAGTCAGCTTCTTCGAGCTCTCTTCCAAAAACAGAAAAGGCTTCTCAAGAAGCTCCTCCAAAGCTAGCTTATAAGGCGAAACCACAGGCTGATGAAGAAAGGCCAGcagcttcatcttcaagttctatTCCAGAAACCGTGTCATCACCAGAACAAGTAACTCTAGCGAAGGAGAAAGCTAGCCATGTTCATCCCAAGCTCCCAGATTACGACGACATATTTGCCAAGCTCGGGGCTCTGCGTCGCTGA
- the LOC106386514 gene encoding nucleolar and coiled-body phosphoprotein 1 isoform X2 yields the protein MKKVLHRSFKPAKCKTTLQMAASRLKILKNKKDTQIKQLRRELAQLLESGQTQTALIRVEHVVREEKTVAAYELVGIYCELIVVRLGVIDSQKTCPNDLKEAVASVLYASKRLSDVAELADVVKHFSAKYGKDFVSAAVGLHSDSGVSRLLVEKLSVKAPDGPTKNKLLKEIATEHNVTWEAETLVEPDTKESLLSSGASSSQSVSGINNQPPSVQAPSTANVAHSFYETDGRSSSRTASTDYYHQDPTPSGERTDGREHRPPNPGYVDSSPYETEFVDATTAARSAAESAERASFAARAAAELSSKERMRRTMQSSTESRNSSSYDDIRNEPSHRHSSSSSNVQSGGFIKEEMPRSSYRQEEDQSTTRAELSKKNVDEQSENASSWKRGHSRDNSLEMRPSDSFAKVGREKQQQPIKDEDVQLKKQPSLASSGSHRSYFSDDDNVTSSDHMDAPSIFEDTERQSHGHDVAPAFDDHSLFFDKPQFDTEDAYGDEAEHGLGFSLLGSSSNMPSETHSWSFKGDKSLGQQPSSSTSQVLEKERPSSPIFDDCPTSPPPSLHEPKPSAKFDDYDRGSESEEDDMRNKGMLSGHVEEKPKVTTSHKSPVAEAPDDLGRYFFPSDTEDQEDDSMPLEESDAETPKGLSYGMSPPRDKTLSKSVKEHVQTEVDPPLQTIPSSSISQDLYTQKASNLDKKPSSIPPYSSSSDDETEMELRKRVSSRNQDKKTELSTRPTHPPSPVTHDDSKEGIPTRGSVRRQEKRTNRTTPAAVSYFHSVSSDDEDDKRDFRRGGSGVQTKPSISISRRTKGQERRSSLVTAKTEKDSHDQDSITKLIPEAKPMVKKQESASSSSLPKTEKASQEAPPKLAYKAKPQADEERPAASSSSSIPETVSSPEQVTLAKEKASHVHPKLPDYDDIFAKLGALRR from the exons GTGGAGCATGTAGTGAGAGAAGAGAAGACAGTGGCTGCTTATGAGCTCGTTGGTATATACTGTGAACTTATCGTTGTTCGTTTGGGTGTCATTGACTCACAAAA GACGTGTCCTAATGATCTTAAGGAAGCTGTTGCGAGTGTCCTATACGCTTCCAAGAGATTATCAGATGTGGCTGAGCTAGCTGATGTCGTTAAGCATTTCTCTGCGAAGTACGGCAAAGATTTTGTTTCAGCTGCTGTTGGGTTGCATTCTGACTCTGGTGTGAGCCGCTTG TTGGTGGAAAAACTGTCTGTTAAAGCTCCTGATGGTCCAACGAAGAACAAACTGTTGAAGGAGATTGCTACGGAGCATAATGTAACATGGGAAGCAGAAACTTTGGTTGAGCCAGATACAAAGGAAAGTTTATTGTCG AGTGGAGCAAGTTCCTCTCAGTCGGTGAGTGGAATAAACAATCAACCTCCCAGTGTTCAAGCTCCATCTACTGCTAACGTGGCGCATAGCTTCTATGAAACTGATGGAAGATCTTCAAGCCGCACTGCATCTACTGATTACTATCATCAAGATCCAACACCTTCTG GAGAGAGAACTGATGGCAGAGAACACAGACCACCGAATCCAGGTTATGTGGATTCATCTCCATATGAAACAGAGTTTGTTGATGCTACAACTGCTGCACGTTCAGCTGCTGAATCTGCTGAAAGAGCCAGTTTTGCTGCACGTGCAGCTGCTGAGCTTTCAAGTAAAGAGAGAATGAGGAGGACGATGCAGAGTTCCACAGAGTCGCGGAACTCATCCTCTTATGATGATATAAGAAACGAGCCCTCACATAGACATAGTAGCAGCAGCTCAAATGTGCAAAGCGgaggtttcattaaagaagaAATGCCAAGAAGCAGTTACAGGCAAGAAGAAGATCAATCTACTACCAGGGCAGAGCTTTCTAAGAAAAATGTTGATGAACAATCAGAAAATGCTTCTTCATGGAAGCGAGGTCATTCTCGAGATAACTCATTGGAGATGAGGCCTAGTGATTCATTTGCTAAAGTAGGCAGGGAGAAGCAGCAGCAGCCAATTAAAGATGAAGATGTTCAACTCAAGAAACAGCCAAGCTTGGCTTCTTCAGGATCACACAGAAGCTATTTTTCTGATGATGATAACGTCACTTCCTCGGACCATATGGATGCACCAAGCATCTTTGAGGATACAGAGAGACAGAGTCACGGTCATGATGTTGCTCCGGCTTTTGATGATCATAGCTTGTTTTTCGATAAACCACAATTCGACACAGAAGATGCTTATGGCGATGAGGCAGAACATGGATTAGGATTTTCATTGCTTGGAAGCAGCAGCAATATGCCATCAGAGACACATTCATGGAGTTTCAAAGGAGACAAGTCTCTGGGACAACAACCTAGCTCATCAACCTCACAGGTTCTTGAAAAGGAGAGGCCAAGTTCTCCTATATTTGATGATTGTCCTACAAGTCCTCCACCTTCTCTGCATGAGCCCAAACCGTCTGCAAAGTTTGACGATTATGACCGAGGTTCAGAAAGTGAAGAAGACGATATGAGAAACAAAGGAATGCTTTCTGGACATGTAGAAGAAAAGCCAAAGGTGACAACATCTCACAAGTCACCAGTAGCTGAAGCTCCTGATGATTTGGGACGCTACTTTTTCCCCTCAGACACAGAAGACCAAGAAGATGATTCCATGCCACTTGAAGAGTCCGACGCAGAAACTCCTAAAGGTCTTAGCTATGGAATGAGCCCGCCAAGAGATAAGACATTGTCTAAGTCTGTAAAAGAGCATGTTCAAACAGAGGTTGATCCTCCTTTGCAGACAATTCCTTCTAGCAGTATCAGTCAAGATCTTTACACTCAGAAAGCAAGCAACCTGGACAAAAAACCAAGCTCTATACCTCCATATTCATCTTCTAGTGATGATGAAACAGAGATGGAACTTCGAAAGAGAGTTTCTTCCAGAAATCAAGATAAAAAAACTGAGCTAAGCACAAGGCCGACACATCCTCCTTCGCCTGTCACTCATGACGACTCTAAGGAAGGTATCCCTACTCGAGGTTCTGTTAGACGTCAAGAGAAGAGGACGAACAGGACCACCCCTGCTGCTGTCTCATATTTCCACTCAGTGTCcagtgatgatgaagatgataagAGAGATTTTCGTAGAGGTGGTTCAGGCGTTCAGACCAAGCCGTCTATATCCATCTCACGAAGAACAAAGGGGCAAGAGAGAAGATCATCCCTGGTTACTGCAAAAACTGAGAAAGACTCTCATGATCAGGACTCTATCACAAAGCTAATACCTGAGGCCAAGCCAATGGTTAAGAAACAGGAGTCAGCTTCTTCGAGCTCTCTTCCAAAAACAGAAAAGGCTTCTCAAGAAGCTCCTCCAAAGCTAGCTTATAAGGCGAAACCACAGGCTGATGAAGAAAGGCCAGcagcttcatcttcaagttctatTCCAGAAACCGTGTCATCACCAGAACAAGTAACTCTAGCGAAGGAGAAAGCTAGCCATGTTCATCCCAAGCTCCCAGATTACGACGACATATTTGCCAAGCTCGGGGCTCTGCGTCGCTGA
- the LOC106371982 gene encoding 40S ribosomal protein S15a-5, whose amino-acid sequence MGRRILNDALRTIVNAERRGKASVELEPISTVMSSFLRIMKEKGYIKNFQVHDPHRVGRITVDLQGRVNDCKALTYRQDVKAKEIEEYTERTLPTRQWGYVVVTTPDGILDHEEAIKRNVGGQVLGFFY is encoded by the exons atggggaggaggatatTGAACGATGCGTTGAGGACGATTGTGAATGCGGAGAGGCGAGGGAAAGCTTCGGTGGAGCTTGAACCAATTTCCACCGTCATGTCTTCCTTCCTCAGAATCATGAAGGAAAAAG GTTACATTAAGAACTTTCAAGTGCATGATCCACATAGAGTTGGTAGGATAACCGTTGATCTCCAAGGGAGGGTTAATGACTGCAAAGCTCTTACCTATAGGCAAGATGTCAAGGCAAAAGAGATTGAGGAATACACTGAACGCACACTTCCAACTCGTCAG TGGGGTTATGTTGTAGTCACAACTCCGGATGGGATTCTGGACCATGAAGAAGCTATTAAACGGAATGTGGGTGGTCAGGTTCTTGGTTTCTTTTATTGA
- the LOC106386405 gene encoding F-box/LRR-repeat protein At4g29420, which produces MDELPSELVVKILNRLNDSADLARSRVASKRFNSLWREVQTVNLLCTLSRYSKSRSTSVTPFKTVFRNLIEDSRAVTSVSVGVDKALSGMSFDDLIEDDSDELYLTDIEFVRLWLPRVCGGLEMLSISDFWIQSCWRRSDVLALVSSNCSKLVKLEVKNAWLSVVGLTQMPNLRHLTLEFIRLDDENLEKVNDCFPFLQVLNLIGVGGLKEPKIHFLHLKSCHWTVSNAPLSLAIVAPNLLELRLKCNKPKSLVLETPKLVKFYLSVENAEGVSFSELGELDTLEVISPDVYRLIRNTGFGNKVRKLAVDSVKLIEDSDRLKFGLGTLLEAFPGIGSLTLSHVTWSNIKTHFQSEGLVHMKGTDTALKRITARVQTSDYTDVSFIRSILNSCRGLTDMRLMIHQDTETRVRDLLISACTMSNPRVRWSWGTWVEGGEDIWVSNGT; this is translated from the exons ATGGACGAATTACCTTCAGAGCTCGTGGTGAAAATCCTGAACCGGCTCAACGATTCCGCGGACCTAGCTCGATCCCGCGTCGCGTCCAAGAGATTCAACTCCCTTTGGCGAGAAGTCCAAACCGTGAATCTCCTATGCACTTTGTCACGGTACTCCAAATCGCGCTCGACCTCCGTCACGCCGTTCAAGACGGTCTTCAGGAATCTGATCGAAGATTCTCGCGCCGTTACGTCCGTTTCGGTTGGGGTCGATAAGGCGCTCAGCGGGATGTCGTTCGACGACTTGATCGAAGACGATTCCGACGAATTGTACCTGACGGATATCGAATTCGTGCGGTTGTGGCTGCCTAGGGTTTGTGGTGGATTGGAGATGTTGTCGATTTCGGATTTTTGGATTCAGTCTTGCTGGAGAAGGTCGGATGTTTTGGCGCTCGTTTCTTCGAATT GTAGTAAGTTAGTCAAACTAGAGGTGAAGAATGCTTGGCTCTCAGTTGTTGGTCTAACTCAGATGCCTAACCTCAGACATTTGACACTGGAGTTTATTAGACTCGACGATGAGAATCTGGAGAAGGTCAATGATTGTTTCCCTTTTCTTCAAGTGCTGAATTTGATTGGTGTTGGAGGACTTAAGGAGCCGAAGATCCATTTTCTGCATTTAAAGAGTTGCCATTGGACAGTGTCGAATGCACCGCTTTCCTTGGCTATTGTTGCGCCAAACCTCCTTGAGCTCAGGCTGAAATGCAACAAACCCAAGTCTCTCGTCTTGGAAACACCCAAGTTGGTGAAGTTCTATCTATCTGTAGAGAATGCGGAAGGTGTTAGTTTCTCAGAGCTTGGAGAATTGGATACGTTAGAGGTTATATCTCCTGACGTGTACAGGCTAATCAGAAACACGGGTTTTGGCAACAAGGTCAGAAAGCTTGCAGTGGATTCAGTCAAGTTGATAGAAGATTCTGATAGGCTGAAATTTGGATTGGGAACACTCCTCGAAGCATTCCCTGGCATCGGTTCTCTTACTTTGAGCCATGTGACTTGGTCAAACATCAAAACCCATTTCCAAAGCGAAGGTCTAGTACATATGAAGGGAACTGATACTGCCCTGAAGCGGATAACAGCACGTGTTCAGACGTCAGATTATACCGACGTTTCTTTCATCAGGTCTATACTCAATAGCTGCAGAGGTTTGACAGATATGAGACTGATGATTCATCAGGACACAGAAACTAGAGTAAGAGATTTGCTGATCTCTGCGTGCACGATGAGTAACCCAAGAGTGAGATGGAGCTGGGGAACGTGGGTTGAAGGAGGTGAAGACATTTGGGTCTCCAATGGCACCTAA